tttattttgcattacATCAACTACGTTGTTTTAAGTCTAGCCTGCAAATGTTGGCTAAGTCTTGTAATCAATtaattttatatacatatataaaaaaaagtggaaatcTGAAATGTTACCTTCTCTTGTCCTCTCCTGATGGCATGTTTTAACATAGAGACATTATTTTGGTTTACAGGCTGATAGCTGTTTTTGTCATTTGATGTCATTTTATGTTCCATATTAGTGCCACCTGTCTTTTTACATTTACCAACTTCACAATCTGGGAATATGCCTGAACCAGCATAATGTGTGAATGAATACACAATACAGATGTGTATGCTACTAATGCATGCAGCCAATAATTGAGGTGCCTTTTCAAAGTTTTTCTCATTGTAGTTATAACCACTTCTCGTTGAAATAGACACGTGTGCTGTATTGGAAATAAAGGTGTGATCAATGTGTCTTGATTTGAATTGAATTGATCAACTTCTTAAATTACCGACACTTAATTGAGACATGCCTTTTCATCATAAACAATATTACATTTaataaaaaatctaatttatACAGTTCTCGCTCTCTCGGAAGTGATTCTCCTTCAAAATAAGAGCTCTTTTACAATCAGAAAAATGTCATCAAAAGgcaagcaaacaaaaaatgtaaatgtcTACTATTTTGGACACATCTATGGGAATATGGGTTGTGTAATACaaatgaaaagtttttttttatttgtcttctGATTTGTGGGGCATTGAAGCATGATTGCGCTTTTCAGTAAGGCTACCTGCCCTGAACTGGTCACCGGACATAGTTTGAATGGGAGTCTTCCCGCTAGCTTTATTTTAGCTAGCTTGTTGATAAGGGCTCTAAATGCTTCAAGAGCAAATGTAAATTTTTGGACTCGGGTGAGTTGATCTTTTTCCAGTTGCGGTTTGGAAGTTGACCTGCCCTCCAATAGCCAGCATGTGCGACTACTgcgctttttattttgttagctTAGGACTAGCATTAGCCTTGGCTGCAAAGAAAGCATAGCTGAGCTTGAATAGCATCAGTGCTGCCATAAAACAACTTCTATCGAATTAAGTGCAGGTATTCTATGTTAATGCCGTATATGCAATCAAGACGTACACTAGCAGTTCATCTACTGCACGAGGTGAGAATAAAAACAGTGCATTATTAGCTGCGAACCTGAGTCAACGTTAGCTTTAGCAATCAATGCTTTGGAGAACTAGCCGAGCTGAAATAATGCAAAAATAATGCAAACGTTACCAACTCTTAGGTATATACGCCAGTTTTTGTCTGATCTATGCATATCCGTGTCTAAAGTTTATTCATGCGTGAGGTCACGCGAATGAGTACTGTATTCCTTTATTTATGCCAGGCTGTCGCAAGTTGTTCTTTGGATCTCCGAGAGCAAGGTTACGATGCACTTCATACTTTATGTAATTTAAACATGATGTTAAATGCGGGTAAAATAGACCAAAGTAGTCAATGCTGCTCATCTGGAGCGCGTGTAGGTTTATTCTCACCTTGTGCTAAAATAGCACGAAATGTTACCCTTGTGGTTCACTTCTTGTATTTTGAGTCACAATGTAAAAAATCCAATGTCATTCTCAACCCTTTGGCAGACTCATCTGGAAGTTGGAGCTGAGAGTCAATTACAAAGCAGCTGAAGAACCACTGACGCTGTTTTGTGGAGGATGTCTTCAACGTTACTCTTCAACCAAGACAGTGTCATACGCTTCAAGAAAAGGAAAGCACGTTTCACATTCAGTGAGGTCCACATACTTTTAGATGAAGTGAGGAAACATCGCTCTGTGATTGTGGGTATGTCTCAAAATGCTCATGCTAAGCTGGTCCGTTTAATAGCTGGACCAATGTTCTCGTGACAACAATACCAACATTTTTCAGGAAAATTCAACCGTGGCGTGCCAACAGACGTGAAGAAGCGCACATGGGCTGAAATTGCAGCTCGTGTCAATGAGATCGGCGAGTGTCAGCGAGAGGTCATTGAGGTCATTAAGAAATGGTCCGACCTGAAGTGCGACACCAAGCGGAAAGTTGCTGCCATGCGGTCAGGCAAGGTGCCAAACCGGGGCATCAACTCGCGTCTCTCTAAAGATCTTAACCAAACCGAGAAAGTCGTGCTCCAGATTCTGGAGATGGATCAGGAAGATCAGATCAACAGTGACTTAGGCCCTCTTTGCGATGACGACGACGTTGAAGAAATGGACGAGGACGACATGGTTGGCATGCAGAGTTCGCCGAACGGTGCTGACGAATCACCTCGCCCTCCGGCAATGTCCCAATCTTCAGGTGGATTTGCACAGTCAGGTAGCAAAGAGGATCCAACTACTGCTTTGATgactgttcatcttcttgtcatatttttgcttcatttcatttttcaggGGACTCATCGCATACTGCCTTTGACGTGCAGTTTGAAATACCGGTATCAGAAGGTGAGTTGTCGTCAATGGGATCCCTTTTAAAAGACACACCTTCACCTATGTCTGCTTGTGCCTCCCCCCCAGACTGGGATGATGACTCCAAAAACGACACGCTTCCTTCAAATTTACCAAATAAACTAAGAGGGGATCACCAAGGAAAGAATGGCCTCCATAAACAAGAACAAGCTCATACTTCCTCTCGCGTTTCAACCTTGACAGCCTCAATTCCGTTCAGCGGTCTGCCCAGCGCAAACGTGAGGGAAAGCATGCTACAAAATGCTTCGGCCAGCCTCCAGGAGCAGCATGCCACCAACGTCCTGCTGGAAACGGTTTCCCGCTCGCTGGAGCTTCTGTCCGAGTCGGTGCAGCAGCTTGCGGAAACGCAGCAGGAATTTGTGCGCGAGTCCCTGCAGCTCCAACGAGAAACTGTCCAGGTGCTTCGAGACTTTACGGGCAGCACCATCACGCTCATGCACGATAAGCTCAACGGACGGCCAGCGTTATAGCATTAAGTTGCCGGATTTGACCCAAGACTTGGCCACGTAACGCTTCAATTTCCTTTGGATTTTACACTGGTTACTGTATTTATGACAGTACTTGACTGATATTCCATTGTGGCTAGAGACGGTACACCGTGCAGAAATATTAGGCAAGTGCGTATTTTGACTACCATCATAGTTTCCAACGCCGTGCTGTATAAGCTTGAATGCATTTGTATTATGTATGAGGGATGCTGGGGCACCCCGCAGTGTTCATCATTATTAGGCAACTTGTTTTAAATGGGGCATAAAAGACACaactgtttttaaaaagaagattgatcacatctttttttttcatgttagtcaattttgacttatttattattctcactttagcaaatgaaaataaacaagtgagaTGGGAACATTTCCATTTTTACTTGAGTTGCATCCTAATTCTACACACTAATAGTTGCCTAATAATGGTGCACACATAGAAAAAGAAAGCCAGATCCTCACTTTTACTCTCTTAAATATTCAAGTTTAAcatttctaaaaaaataattattgacTGTAgttgttttaaaacaaaatccTCCAAAATACAGTTTGCCTCCTAATTCTGCACACACTGTATTGTTAGAAAGCCTGTCTGAGCGGTCGAATTGGACTGTTTTTGTGGGTTTGTTTTCTTGCTACTGAAAGTGATACTTCTGTCATTGCATTGAAAAGAATGTACCGCTTTTGAAAGCATTGCTTtggttttattgctgaaattcgAGAGTGGGACATTGAATTTGAAACGTGTCAAATTCAGTGCGTTGTGTCCATAAGTGTTCCCTTGCGTGTGTGTAGAGAGTATCACGAGTACTGTAACCTTGAGTAGTTTTTAGCACCTGACCATTATATGGTCCATATATCTTAAAGCTAtactttactttttatttttacattcttTACTGCATTATATATTAGAACTTCCGTGAAAGAAATTTTTCCATTCAGATGTTCAATAAACTATCTGTAAATATTTTGGGCTCCCCCCCATCACTTAAAATGTTGGCACCACACATGCTATGGAaaatctttttttgcttttatattcatttgATCGTGCACTTGGAGTCTTCAAGATTGTAGAAAAGtgttatctatccatctatataGAGATACTTTTATAATCTGTTTGAGGGATATTTTTACTGCGTTCAGTTTGATCTAATATTTGCTATGAGTTTTTATCGTTTATGTCCCAGTCTCTATCAATCAAGGTAGTAATGGGTGCAGCCAAACGGTTTCGCCAATCCGCCATCTTTATTGCCCGGAaagacttttgtagtccaatTATCGCAACGATGGCGAACTGGTGGATTTGCCGTTCGATTCATTGAGCGTCCACTTCCTTCGACCTCTGGAAACGACGGTCATGAGGTAGgcttgagatgacacaaaaTAATAGTGTATTTCACTTTCATATTATTGCGTGTCTATGATGCCCTCGTTTTCCTAGCATTGGCATCAGTCTTTCTGCAGATTTTAGAGCTGTGCACTCTATGTTTTCACTTCTTTTTGAGGAtttgtatcagatgaattgcatcgaaGGTGTTGGTTTATTCTTGGGGAACAATGATGTGTTAAATGCATTAGTAAAATAAACTTGCCTGCGTCCAGTAATACATCGCACTAGCTatgtccactagagggcgctgTGGTAGTTAGTAAAAGCTGCCAACGGATGAAGAGAGCACAGTCACTCAAATGAACATGTAGTTAGTTCTCAGCATACCACATCATTGTTTCAACAATTTGATATGCTCATGAATGCCAGCTCTTGTTAAAATAGGGCGATCAAGCCTTCAAGACACTTTCCGGTTGCACCACGTGTCAGGAGtccaaaggaaaacaaaaggaCCAGCTGTAGTCTGCCCAGGAGGATTGTTATTATCTTTAGTAGGTCAGCACAatcattttaaagcaattatGCTACTGAATGTAAACTTTGTTTTTCAATGATTCATGGTGAAGGTTGAAGTATAATTTTGCATGTGCTGATTGGAGCAGGTGGATGCATTtttgaaatgtttgtttttacattaaGACAGTAGGAACTTGTGTTCCCATGAAAGTTTAAGTAGAAGCCTCAATGCTTTGAAATGCACAGTCTGCAATATATTTCATGCTTTCAGTTGTGGCAAAAATAAAGTGGTAGTTCCATTTGAAAGTTGCCTCCTCTGGTTAAACAGTTGCTCGAACTGTGTGCTGCACTTGAATAGAAGTTCAACATTGTAGTGAAGCTTCCTGCATAGCTGGAAGGCATTGGGTAGCCAGCTCGTGTCTCGCTGGGTGGGGTCCTGAACAGGCAGCTGTATTCTTTTTCCATCTTCTTTTGCATTAGCTCGTTAGGGTATCCGAGAACACTGGACTTAAGCCTCACTGAAAAGCTATTATTCTCTCTGAGTGTCTGTAAAAGTGCATTGGACTGAATTGTAAGTTGTTTCCTCTCTACAAAATAAccctttaaaaaaacacacatcaacatcaacttgtaatttttattttattttaaacataTCTTTTAAACAGTCCAAATACTGATATTTTACATATTGTAATTCTTTTTTACTTGATTGTTCCTATCAAGCTGCTTTAATGTAGCATcccttgaaaataaaaatgaaaaaatacatcttaccccccaaaaaagagtGCCACAGCAAATTATTTTGCTTACAGTTCCCTAAAGTTGAAAGAACTTGTTGACATCTGGCAAAAAGAGTGATGGATTTAGAGGGGCCCAGTATAAATGGCCAAAATGTATATATCGATCTATCCTTCTgcaagtccccccccccttcctttcCATTGCCACAGTTGACCAGTGTGACCTTTCCTTGTCTTCAGCTATTATGCCTGTTGTTTGCATGCCTTCCATCCTCCCAGCTCCTCCTTTCATCCCCCATCTGCTGCAGAAGCTGAGTCTGGCTTGGGGACCAGCAAAGGTGGGACTgagacgtgcgtgcgtgcgtgcgtgcgaggggGGAGGTGGCCTTGTCTCAAATGGTACATCTGCTGCTTATAGTCAAACAGTTCACTTCCACGAGCCACGGTTGGATTAGGAAGGGGCAGTAACTCTGATGATatacagccggccggccggtcggctTAGCTTTTCTAGGGTTGCCATGATCTATTTTTTCCTTTAGCAactgttcatttaaaaaaacatttaatcaaAGCTTTCTTACCCATGACATCATGCTTACAAAGAAAAATGATGAAAGTCAATTAGTAGGTAATACCATTGAAATGCCACAAACTATAAAGTCCCGCCGAATCAAACCATCCAAACAATAAACCAAAATTGAGTGAGAAGACCACTCCACTTGTTTCCGACCGGGAATCTCTTAAAACAGTGTCTGGCTCCCGGCGAATCTTTTCTCCACGACACCGTTACCCTGAACCAAAAGGAGAATTGAAGTCAAACATGCACATAGCACGCTCATAGAACTTGAAACAAAATACCATAACAAACAGCAATCAGATTTGAACTTGTTTTTCTTCTGGGTGGTACTTAGTTTGAGGTCAGTAACCTTCTGAGGTCAGTGCCCTTATCTCCTTCGTGAGCTGGCCTATCTGAGTTTGGAGGACAGCTTTCTTGTTTGTGAGGGTGTCTGTCTCAGTGATGAGGGTGTTTAGCTCCACCTCAAGATTGTTTTTCTCTGCAGTCAGAAAAGAGATGTTGGCCTCcaactgaacaaaaaaaaaaaaaaaaatcagtcacacacttttgtttcttttttcaaagtcacacaTTTATGTCCCAGCTGGCTTGTGTCACTTTGACTGGCACGTTGTCAGTCGCTCGCTGATGTGGGCAATTTCATCAATCACCTAATGCCTCTTTGCTGTGTGTTTACTGCAATGTGATATCGGCGGAGtcccaaaaattggaaataTCGAGGAAAAAAAGATTTGGTTAGGCAATAGTTAGTGTGTTTCTACTGtattgcatgtgtgtttgttccATAAAATCCTTCCTTCATTCTTTCCTGCTTTGTATGACAGTTTTGAGACGTTTATCTAAAGATGCAAGCCATGAGCACACCGCCGAGCAACTATTGTCGACGCATCAGACACAAAGCGAGGACGGTGGATGCGGGCGGCCACAGCAGGCTGACTTTTCCCTGGAGAGCCTGCCCGCGCGGCTCAGGTTTGCTGCAACTCCCTCCCCCTTTTCCTTCCCGGGACCTTAGGGAGAAGGTTTTCAAGCTGCTCCACGAGGCAGATGCTGGCCTCTCTAATGGGAGGTCCGTCGGGGAGGGTGTCATGACTCTTCTCCGGTTCCCATGCCCCATGGCACGCTCATGTCACACTCCTCGCGAGTAATACATATGCGCACAGAGCGGCTGCATTGTCCATCTGCTCAGCTGACACAAAGACACCCCCAAAAGATACGCATCAGGCACTGTTGATCCACCAAGCACCTCATATAAAACTTTCTCTCACACATGTTGTAAATGTAGAATTAGTTCATTCCCTGCCATAGTTACAATTTTGCCAAAGAAGAAGTCAATCATAAGACTGTGGTACAATCAACAGGTAGGAACTAGGCGCACTTTCCTTAGTGGCGGCCATGTTAGTAGGGGCATTGGATTATTTTACATTACTGCAGCACATCAATGCTgatagcacacacacaaaaaaaaaaaaaaaacatccacagaCGGTAGGTATACTGCAACCTATGGAAGTGAGACGATAAAAACATCCTATTGGGAATAAACACAAAGACATCTTCTGATTTATTGTTCATGTTGTAAGGAAGTCGGTCAGCATACTTAGGCACGCGCCCGACCCCCCCTCATTAGAATATGAATAGGGCTGCCTTCACATTTCGCTTATCAAACGAGAGCGTACCCCAGCTGACTTCAGGCATGGGGCCAGGCTACAACCTGgacgctctgcaggcctttgctTGGCCTTTTTTCTGACATGtcatttcattaaaaataagtCAAATAGCAGCAGATTTATTGAGtaatcgcccccccccccacccctccactccacacacacacagtctctcATGAGTTTCTAGCAATTAAGCCAGTATGAAGCAGCTTTATGGTATGTAAACAACACTTGAGGTGTTTTTAACCTCCAACGACAGGTGCAGCAACGGACGGCCAGCCCACCCTGAAAAATTGGATTTGATGAGAGTGTGTGTATGCGTTGGGGAGGGGtgttgcgcgcgcgtgtgtgtgttttttttttgggggggggggcacgctcTGGGAAGACAATAGCAGGGATGGCGCTGCACACGACCGACCATGTGCCGTTTATTATCATACAGCTGTTCACTTAAGAGCCAGACAAAGGCAATGTGATacaggcacgcacgcgcgcacacacacacacgaacgctTAAGGGCGTCTGAATAGCCTTTAGTCCTATCCAGggacccccctcccctccacgcCCGCCTCCAACACACTTTTTGTCTCCCCCACACGCGTCAGAGCAATTATAAGATTCAGTGCTAAAGAAAAACAGTGGACCATATGTGCTATACTTTCtgctatatatgtatatatatatatatatataaaagtaaatataataaataaataaatagaataaactTTGCCTTTAACAGATGTTATGTTCGAGGCGATTTTTAGGTGTGTaatagttggaaaaaaaatgcagataaaCAAAAGTATTTTCGCATCCTGTTGTCCTGCAGGTATTTCTACGGTATTTCTTAACCCACCAAATCCATATCCCTCTAAAACGCACACACATTAGCTTCTTATCCATACAAGTGAGTTGGGTCCAGATGTATCTAAATCCCTGCAGGCAGACTTGCTCCCTCCCCTGAGGTCTCCTCCGACTCCACCCACCTCTTTGGCCGGGTATAAAAGCAATCATTACGCAGCAGCACCCAAAACAAAGTAGAGTGCAACGTGTAAAATAGGGTTAGCCACAAACGAGGAGAAAACGCAGAAGGGAGACTATCGTCTAGCGCCATTTATGTTTTGACGGACTTTATCTTTTTtcggaggtttttttttgtgtgtggaatTACTGCCTGCATCCATATCAATTTGGAAAGCCCTAAAAAAGTCAGAGGAAATGGCACATGCACACCTGAGATACCTTTTGGGTTTGGCCTTGGTGCACGTTGTAAGTGGATTTTCATAACTTGAATGGTCTAAACCTCTT
The nucleotide sequence above comes from Syngnathus scovelli strain Florida chromosome 15, RoL_Ssco_1.2, whole genome shotgun sequence. Encoded proteins:
- the zgc:153990 gene encoding nuclear apoptosis-inducing factor 1 isoform X2, with translation MSSTLLFNQDSVIRFKKRKARFTFSEVHILLDEVRKHRSVIVGKFNRGVPTDVKKRTWAEIAARVNEIGECQREVIEVIKKWSDLKCDTKRKVAAMRSGKVPNRGINSRLSKDLNQTEKVVLQILEMDQEDQINSDLGPLCDDDDVEEMDEDDMVGMQSSPNGADESPRPPAMSQSSGDSSHTAFDVQFEIPVSEDWDDDSKNDTLPSNLPNKLRGDHQGKNGLHKQEQAHTSSRVSTLTASIPFSGLPSANVRESMLQNASASLQEQHATNVLLETVSRSLELLSESVQQLAETQQEFVRESLQLQRETVQVLRDFTGSTITLMHDKLNGRPAL
- the zgc:153990 gene encoding nuclear apoptosis-inducing factor 1 isoform X1; this translates as MSSTLLFNQDSVIRFKKRKARFTFSEVHILLDEVRKHRSVIVGKFNRGVPTDVKKRTWAEIAARVNEIGECQREVIEVIKKWSDLKCDTKRKVAAMRSGKVPNRGINSRLSKDLNQTEKVVLQILEMDQEDQINSDLGPLCDDDDVEEMDEDDMVGMQSSPNGADESPRPPAMSQSSGGFAQSGDSSHTAFDVQFEIPVSEDWDDDSKNDTLPSNLPNKLRGDHQGKNGLHKQEQAHTSSRVSTLTASIPFSGLPSANVRESMLQNASASLQEQHATNVLLETVSRSLELLSESVQQLAETQQEFVRESLQLQRETVQVLRDFTGSTITLMHDKLNGRPAL